Within Coregonus clupeaformis isolate EN_2021a chromosome 20, ASM2061545v1, whole genome shotgun sequence, the genomic segment CAGGGACGGTCTCCACAGGGCTGGGTATATAACCTGTGTTGTATTATCCAGGCAGTGTTTCAGGGACGGTCTCCACAGGGCTGGGTATATAACCTGTGTTGTCTCAGTGTTTCAGGGATGGTCTCCACAGGGCTGGGTATATAACCTGTGTTGTATTATCCAGGCAGTGTTTCAGGGACGGTCTCCACAGGGCTGGGTATATAACCTGTGTTGTATTATCCAGGCAGTGTTTCAGGGACGGTCTCCACAGGGCTGGGTATATAACCTGTGTTGTATTATCCAGGCAGTGTTTCGGGGACGGTCTCCACTGGGCTGGGTGTATGATCATCTCCCTACTGGGTCAACAGAGACGCTTTGACATCCTGGACTTCAGCTATCACCTGCTGAAGGTGCAGAAACACGACGGAAAGGATGAGGTCATCAAGAGTGTGGTGAGtagagggtcaggggtcaggggtcagcaaCAACCTTCAGACCCCAAACATGTTCATTAGTGcaaaccgtagcaaaacgttttgcaactagAACTAACATTTCTCATTGGATAAGTTCAGGTCAGTCCCTCCCTTGGCTTCCATTTGGTTCCAACTTTCAAGGGGGTTTCATGTTTGGGCCTTTTTGGTGTCCACGTCTGTCTTCTAGATCAGATCAATGatttatatcaaatcaaatgttatttgtcacatacacgtgtttagcagatgttattgcgggtgtagcgaaatgctggtgcttctagctccgacagtgcagtaatatctaacaattcacaacaatacacacaccactaacactagtcaatttaataatgtttatatatcttgcactacttatctcatatatatatatatatatatatatatatatattctactgtatcttagtccatgccgctctgtcattgcttgtccatatatgtatatattcttaaatcccattgcttacttttttgtgtgtattggggatatgttgtgaaattgttagatattacttgttagatattactgcactttcggagctagaagcacaagcatttcgctacacccgcaataacatctgctaaacacgtgtatgtgacaaataacatttgatttgatttgaaatctaaaagtaaaagaatggaattaagaaatattaggatgagcaatgtccgagtggcattgactacaatagagtagaatacagtatatacatatgagatgagtaaagcagtatgtaaacattattaaagtgactagtgttccattattaaagtggccagtgattccatgtctatgtatatagggcagcagcctctaaggtgcagggttgagtaaccgggtggtagccggctagtgatggctgtttaacagtctgatggccttgagatagaagctgtttttcattctctaggtcccagctttgatgcacctgtactgacctcgccttctggatgatagcggggtgaacaggcagtggctcgggtggttgatgtccttgattatctttttggccttcctgtgacatcgggtgctgtatgtgtcttggagggcgggtagtttgcccacggtaatgcgttcggcagaccgcaccaccctctggagagccctgcggttgcgggcggtgcagttgccgtaccaggcggtgatacagcccgacaagatgctctcaattgtgcatctgtaaaagtttgtgaggggtttaggggccaagccaaatttcttcagcctcctgaggttgaagaggctctgttgcgccttcttcaccacactgtctgtgtgggtggaccatttcagtttgtcagtgatgtgtacgcagaggaacttgaggctttccaccttctccaccgtggtcccgttgatgtggataggggggtgcaccctctgctgtttcccgaagtccacgatcatctcctttgttttgttgacgttgagtgagaggttattttcctggcaccacactcccagagccctcacctcctccctgtaggctgtctcgtcattgttggtaatcaagcctactactgttgtgtcgtctgcaaacttgatgattgagttggaggcgtgcttggccacgcagtcatgggtgaacagggagtacaggagggggctgagcacgcacccttgtggggccccagtgttgaggatcagcgaagtggagatgttgtttcctaccttcaccacttgggggcggcccgtcaggaagtccaggacccagttgcacagggcggggttcagacccagggcctcgagcttaatgatgagcttggagggtactatggtgttgaaggctgagctatagtcaatgaacagcattcttacataggtattcctcttatccagatgggatagggcagtgtgcagtgtgatggcgattgcatcgtctgtggatctattggggcggtaagcaaattgaagtgggtctagggtaacaggtaaggtagaggtgatatgatccttgactagcccCTCAAAgcacagaagtgagtgctacaggcgatagtcatttagtttagttacctttgctttcttgggtacaggaacaatggtggccatcttgaagcatgtggggacagcagactgggatagagagagatggaatatgtccgtaaacacaccagccagctggtctgcgcatgctctgaggacgcggctagggatgccgtctgggccggcagccttataatataataataataatatgccatttagcagacgcttttatccaaagcgacttacagtcatgtgtgcatatatttttacgtatgggtggtcccggggatcgaacccactaccctggcgttacaagcgccatgctctaccaattgagctacagaggaccacagccctgcgggggttaacatgcttaaatgtcttactcatgtcagccatggagaaggagagcccatagtccttggtagtgggcctcgtcggtggcactgtgttatcctcaaaagcgggtgaagaaggtgtttagcttgtctggaagcgagacgtcggtgtcggcgacgtggctggttttccctttgtagtccgtgattgtttGTAGACCCTGCCatatacgtctcgtgtctgagccgttgaattgcgactccactttgtctctatactgatgttttgccagtttaattgccttgcggagtgagtagctacactgtttgtattctgccgtattcccagtcaccttgccatggttgaatgtggtggttcgcgctttcagatttgcgcgaatgctgccatctatccacggtttctggttagggtaggttttaatagtcacagtgggtacattgtctcctatacacttcctgatgaactcagtcaccgtattggtcaatgttattctcagaggctacccggaaaaTATCCTGGTCATCATTAGGGATCCACCTGTCTTCTAGATTAGAATGATTTCTGTCTTCGTCATCATTATCCTGAATAACAATGTCTTTCCCTCCTCAGCCTCTTAAAAAGATGGTGGACAGAATCCGCAAGTTCCAGGTTCTCAACGATGAGATCTTTGCCATTCTGAACAAGTACCTGAAGTCAGGCGATGGAGAGAACATGCCAGTTGAGCATGTACGGTGCTTCCAGCCTCCTATCCACCAATCCCTGGCCAGCAATTGAGATTGACCGGTGCGCCGTCCAATAACATGGACGTTTCCTATAGTACCGTCCTCTTATGTCAGACTAGACACAAAGGATGCGtctctaatggcaccctattccctatatagggaatacttTATATaactgcactacatagggaatagggtgccttttggaatTTATCAGACTAGACGCACAATATTCCTTCATCTGCTTCTTCCATCTTTAGGTTTTAAAGCAGCAGTGGACCATGagactaaagccttgttcacactgccgGCGTTAATGCTCAAATCCATTTAGGAATattgactgtccaaacagcaagttacaagtgaccgaATCAGATGTGCGTGTTCAGACAGCggtcatttgctgacatggctacgctagttgtcatagtaatgacGGGTGTGTGagcagtggtgtaggctgattggttgTGGTGCTCGTGTTTCCTGTCACTCAGAAGTTACGTAGCAAGCGAAGGTGACTGCACGACATggacgtttcccagttgctttgagtGTTCAAAAATCAGTGTAAGAACACTTAAAGCCTCAAAGCGTgttaaactcattccacggagggccgggTGTCTGCGGGGTTTCACTCCTCCCTTGGACTTGATTGgttaattaaggtcactaattagtaaggaactcccctcacctggttgtctaggtcttcattGAAAGCAAGATATGCTGAATGACTTGAGGGGAAGTAACATCCCCTacaaatgtggcttgaaatatctgattccatgtgctttttgccTGTTCAGACTGCAGCAAACAGAACTGGAATTGGATATATGCACAAAAAttggatttgagtcacttcaaactgccagtgTGAATAAGGCTTGAGGTCCAACTTTATGTCAGGATGATGATGTTTGTACCCAATTGTGCCTTATAATCTTATCAATAGCTATTTTCATAGTTTTTTTGTTCTAAACTTCTGTGTTTTATGGAGCACTGTAATAGATCAGGGAACAAAACTATCAAATGATTATTTAAGGGGTTTGCGGTGGTGGGATATCATTGGTGAACAGTAGCCTGTATTCAATGAATGGGGAAGGGAAGTAGTAGCTTCTATAGAGAGTGTTAAACATTAGCAGCTTAACCTAGAATCTTAAAGGAAATCTGGAAAGTAACAGAGTTCTTACTTATAAGCATTTATTCACCGTGCCTTTTTTGTTTGAATAATTTTTAATTCAATAAATATGTAACAAATCTCTGCTTGTTCTTGAGGGCATTTTTATGCAAATGACACAAAAGTTTCATGGTGATTTTCCGATAACTCTTCCTTTCAAGTATCACATCTTATTGACCGACAAAGACCTGGGATCTCCACAGGGGTTGAAATAGGATATATTACAAAAACAAAGCTGTTGATTTGTAGAAAGAAACTCAGTGCATGTTTAAACAGATCTGTACAGAAAGTGTAAAGAGGTAAATGTGTAGTAGAATATTGACAGCTCCACGGGGATGAGATGAAGCTCGGTCCTACCATGTAGTCAGCTATTCAGAGAAACAGAAGGCAAATCTAAACTAAGTACAATCAGTTGGTCCATCCAAGTCACAGGTTTTTCCCTAGAGTCGATTGTCTTAAGGTTTCCAAACAAACGCAACAAAACGGCCACACCAGCGTAATGGTCCTAGTCAGTAGAACTATACCAGAGAGCTAGCTAGTTCCTCTAAGAGGCTGTCATCGCTCCATTCCTCCTGGACAGGCTGTCATCGCTCCATTCCTCCTGGACAGGCTGTCATCGCTCCATTCCTCCTGGACAGGCTGTCATCGCTCCATTCCTCCTGGACAGGCTGTCAAACGGCAGGCcgacctccctctcctccaggtcCATCTCTGTGAAGTCATTGTGCAGCAGTTCGTAGGTGCCGTGTGTTGCCACTCCGTTAGCTGCCGGCCCGGGCCTCTCGTCCTTCCTGATGGACACAGCCAGCGTGGACAGGCTCACACTGAGGTCCTTGAAGGCATGGAGCAGAAAGATACCAACTATAATGGTCAGGAAGCCACTCAGAGTCCCGATGACGTCAGCACTAGCCATGTGCCCCCACTCCCTGAAGAGGATCGCAGAGCAGGAGAGGACCGAGGTGGTGAAGAACACGTAGTAGATGGGCGTGACCAGGGAGGTGTTGAAGATATCCAGAGCCTTGTTCAGGTAGTTGATCTGGGTGGAGACGCAGGCCACCAGCCCTAGCAGTAACACCCAGGCTAAAGGGTTCCCCACCACGGGCCTCCCAGCTATGGCCTCTTTGATGGCGATGCCCAACCCCTtcacacacgacacagacagagCTCCTATCACAGAGCAGAtggttatatataccatgatgtTGGTCTGGCCGTGCCGAGGGCCCACCACCAAGATGAAGATGAGCGCTACGATGATGACGAAGGTGGCAAACACCAGGAAAcctgaggaagaggaaggagggatCGTTGGAAATATaatgatatgccatttagaagatgcttttatccaaagtgacttagtcatgtgtgcgtACATTTTACacatgggtggtcccaggaatcaaacctactaccctggcattacaagctccatgctctaccaactgagcaacaaaGGACCACTTGGGGATTAAAAGAGCAGTCAGGGATAAAGTCAATCATAAATCAAGTTGCAACAGGGAGACAACATCCAGCATAGAAAAAGTCTTAACAGGCCTTTTTATATGTTAATCAGACGGCACTAAATGTTCCAGCCAGAGGACTGTCGGAAGTTACAACATCCGCTGCTACAGAATCTGTCCTCGAATCTAGTCTGGAGCCAAACTTTAACCTCGAATCTAGTCTGGAGCCAAACTTTAACCTCGAATCTAGTCTGGAGCCAAACTTTAACCACAACATTTGATACTGTCAGTTAAACATGTCAAAAGGTAAGAACATCAGTACTTACAACATAATTAGAGACTAACAGCTATAGAACGACTTAAACCTACATGGTCAACTCCTATTTCCCTTTCTCACGGGAATGGATCTGTCTGCGTATCCCCACACATACAATCATGTTTATTATATATCAATCCATAACAGTAACTCAAATACACGAAAATCATTACTCATTTTCCCATTACAATCATGTTGACAAAAGTCTAAACCTTAAGAATGAAGTGACATCGTGGTGCTCTTTCCCAATTGATCTCCTCCTCCTGGAAGTCCCTCCTGCCTGAccctctcctccaat encodes:
- the LOC121534190 gene encoding magnesium transporter NIPA2 isoform X2, with product MGQDRGKYDFYIGLGLAISSSIFIGGSFILKKKGLLRLARKGQCRAGQGGHAYLKEWLWWAGLLSMAAGEGANFAAYAFAPATLVTPLGALSVLVSAVLSSYFLTESLNLHGKLGCLLSILGSTTMVIHAPQEEDISTLDHMAGKLVHPGFLVFATFVIIVALIFILVVGPRHGQTNIMVYITICSVIGALSVSCVKGLGIAIKEAIAGRPVVGNPLAWVLLLGLVACVSTQINYLNKALDIFNTSLVTPIYYVFFTTSVLSCSAILFREWGHMASADVIGTLSGFLTIIVGIFLLHAFKDLSVSLSTLAVSIRKDERPGPAANGVATHGTYELLHNDFTEMDLEEREVGLPFDSLSRRNGAMTAS
- the LOC121534190 gene encoding magnesium transporter NIPA2 isoform X1, with amino-acid sequence MGQDRGKYDFYIGLGLAISSSIFIGGSFILKKKGLLRLARKGQCRAGQGGHAYLKEWLWWAGLLSMAAGEGANFAAYAFAPATLVTPLGALSVLVSAVLSSYFLTESLNLHGKLGCLLSILGSTTMVIHAPQEEDISTLDHMAGKLVHPGFLVFATFVIIVALIFILVVGPRHGQTNIMVYITICSVIGALSVSCVKGLGIAIKEAIAGRPVVGNPLAWVLLLGLVACVSTQINYLNKALDIFNTSLVTPIYYVFFTTSVLSCSAILFREWGHMASADVIGTLSGFLTIIVGIFLLHAFKDLSVSLSTLAVSIRKDERPGPAANGVATHGTYELLHNDFTEMDLEEREVGLPFDSLSRRNGAMTACPGGMER